GGGTAATCCTTTTGAGCTTTTGCTTAAGCTTTTTCCAACTCTTATCAGAGACGACCAATTGATACTTGCCTTTTTCTCCTTTCACATAAGTAGGTACGAAACCAAAACCCAAAGTGGTGAAGTTTACTGGTCTGCGAATCCCGCTCTTTTCCCTGTTAATAGATAATTTCAGCTTGTCCCGTAGGAATTTGTAAACATCATTACCTGTCTTTCGGGCTGTAGCCTTGGTTTTAGTATAAATACTAAAATCATCAGCATAACGGACATATCGCAATCCTTTCTTTTCTAACCACCTGTCTAATTCGTGTAACATGATATTAGATAGCAAAGGGCTTAAAGGACTACCCTGTGGTACTCCTTTTCTGCGCTTGACCAGTTTCCCGTTTATTAAAATTGGGGCACGTAGCCATTTACGGATAAGTCGTAAGGTTTCTTGGCATTTGATCTTACGGTAAAGCAGTTGTAATAAATGGCAATGGTCTACTTCATCGAAGAAACCTTTCAAGTCAATATCTACTATGTTTTGAAAACCTTCGTTGATATATCCCTGTGCTTTTAAAACGGCTTGGTGCAGGTTTTTATTCGGGCGGAAACCAAAGCTATAATCGGTAAACTCGAACTCGAAACCTGCTTGAACCACCTGTAAAACGGCTTGTTGCAATAAACGGTCAGTAACGGTTGGAATGCCCAACCATCGTTTCTTCCCGTTATCTTTGGGTATCTCTACCCCTAAGATGGCTTGTGGCAAGTAATCTCCTGATCGAACCGTATTTGTCAGCTCATTCTGGTCTATTGCCATCAGTTCTGACAGCTTCGTTACGGGCATATGATCTACTCCTGCTGAACCATGGTTCTTCTGGACTTTATACATAGCGCGTAACATGTTTGATCTTCGTAATACTTGCTCAATCATTTTAGCTTATTTACTTTCTTTTCCCTGTTCCGCTTAATGTAAGGCTAGATTCGTCTCTCGGCGAAAGCTTCCCTATAATATTTGGAACAACTTAACGTTCAGCCCTTCATTACTTCGTGAAACCTCCACGGTTTCTTTTCGTGGCTCGTTACTAGTA
The genomic region above belongs to Candidatus Cloacimonadota bacterium and contains:
- the ltrA gene encoding group II intron reverse transcriptase/maturase — encoded protein: MIEQVLRRSNMLRAMYKVQKNHGSAGVDHMPVTKLSELMAIDQNELTNTVRSGDYLPQAILGVEIPKDNGKKRWLGIPTVTDRLLQQAVLQVVQAGFEFEFTDYSFGFRPNKNLHQAVLKAQGYINEGFQNIVDIDLKGFFDEVDHCHLLQLLYRKIKCQETLRLIRKWLRAPILINGKLVKRRKGVPQGSPLSPLLSNIMLHELDRWLEKKGLRYVRYADDFSIYTKTKATARKTGNDVYKFLRDKLKLSINREKSGIRRPVNFTTLGFGFVPTYVKGEKGKYQLVVSDKSWKKLKQKLKRITRKTIPMSFDERIQKLNEIQRGWVNNYRMASIYSKLNEIDGWIRNRLRYCIWHHWKKLERKRKNLIRLGVEQGQAYSWSRSRMGGWAIAQSPILGTTITLERLSKRGYISLLDIYKQISPQLNEPLYTRPVRTVV